Proteins from a single region of Desulfolutivibrio sulfoxidireducens:
- the metX gene encoding homoserine O-acetyltransferase MetX, with the protein MSEYVDQTAPGGSVGQVEKRFFTFAAPPHPLAVESGLSLGPVTLAYETYGELAPQKDNAVLVAHALTGDSHAAGYYDATDPKPGWWDIMIGPGKAIDTRKYFVVCSNVLGGCMGSTGPGSINPATDTPYGLEFPVVTIGDMVTAQKALVDYLGIDRLLAVVGGSMGGMQVLEWSVRYPDMVRGAVSLASTTKHSALAIAFNEVARQAIMADPNWRGGDYSRYPEKPDMGLAVARMIGHITYLSDEAMRAKFDRRLQDRCDISFNFEADFQVESYLRHQGKKFVDRFDANSFLYVTKAADYFNLEKAHGNGSAVAAFSRAKCAYLVVSFTSDWLYPTYQSRAMVQAMKKNGLDVSFVEITADWGHDAFLLPNPRLEAILSRFLARLLDAARLDSGEKD; encoded by the coding sequence GTGAGCGAATACGTGGACCAAACCGCCCCGGGCGGCAGCGTGGGCCAGGTGGAGAAACGCTTTTTCACCTTTGCCGCGCCGCCGCATCCCCTGGCCGTGGAATCCGGGCTGTCCCTTGGCCCGGTGACCCTGGCCTATGAGACCTACGGCGAGCTTGCCCCGCAAAAAGACAACGCCGTCCTTGTCGCGCACGCCCTGACCGGGGATTCCCACGCCGCCGGCTACTACGACGCAACCGACCCCAAGCCCGGCTGGTGGGACATCATGATCGGCCCGGGCAAGGCCATCGACACCCGGAAATACTTCGTGGTCTGCTCCAACGTCCTGGGCGGCTGCATGGGGTCCACCGGTCCGGGTTCCATAAACCCGGCCACGGACACGCCCTACGGCCTGGAATTTCCCGTGGTGACCATAGGCGACATGGTCACGGCCCAAAAGGCCCTCGTGGACTACCTGGGCATCGACCGGCTTCTGGCCGTCGTGGGCGGGTCCATGGGCGGCATGCAGGTCCTGGAGTGGTCCGTGCGCTATCCGGACATGGTCCGGGGGGCGGTGTCCCTGGCCTCCACCACCAAGCACTCGGCCCTGGCCATTGCGTTTAACGAGGTGGCCCGGCAGGCGATCATGGCCGACCCCAACTGGCGGGGCGGCGACTATTCCCGCTATCCGGAAAAGCCGGACATGGGCCTGGCCGTGGCCCGGATGATCGGGCACATCACCTATCTTTCGGACGAGGCCATGCGGGCCAAGTTCGACCGCCGGCTCCAGGACCGCTGCGACATCTCGTTCAACTTCGAGGCCGATTTCCAGGTGGAGAGCTACCTGCGCCACCAGGGCAAAAAATTCGTGGACCGCTTCGACGCCAACTCGTTTCTGTACGTGACCAAGGCCGCCGACTACTTCAATCTGGAGAAGGCCCATGGCAACGGCTCGGCCGTGGCCGCCTTTTCCAGGGCCAAGTGCGCCTATCTGGTGGTCTCCTTCACCTCGGACTGGCTCTACCCGACCTACCAGTCCAGGGCCATGGTCCAGGCCATGAAGAAAAACGGCCTGGACGTGAGCTTCGTGGAGATCACCGCCGACTGGGGCCACGACGCCTTTCTTCTGCCCAACCCCCGGCTGGAGGCCATCCTGTCCCGTTTCCTGGCCCGGCTTTTGGACGCGGCCCGCCTCGATTCCGGGGAAAAGGACTGA
- a CDS encoding citrate synthase: MSDAKTATLTIGDKSYELPVHIGSEGEVGIDITDLRRLTGYVTYDPGYANTGSCKSAITFVDGERGILRHRGYPIEELAERSSFIETAMLLIFGELPTAEERTAFRSLLSEHELLHEDLLHHFDGFPPNGEPMAILSAVINSLGSYHPELLEIVNLREFRLAAAKLMSKVRTIAAFSYRKSRGLPFMYPDPDLSYCRNFLHMMFSVPNRPFEPLPQAVSALSLFLIVHADHEQNCSCSTVRMVGSTQANLFASVSSGICALWGRLHGGANAAVIEMLENIRQGQYQVKDFLEKVKKKEFRLMGFGHRVYRNFDPRARVLKKAAHNLLLSTGTADPLLEIAQELEDTALADDYFQERRLYPNVDFYSGIILRTLGIPVNMFPVMFAIGRMPGWIAHWFEEYRDPAIRLHRPRQIYTGPARRDFIPVEHRQSTRGAGG, from the coding sequence ATGAGCGACGCGAAAACCGCTACCCTGACCATCGGGGACAAAAGCTACGAACTGCCCGTGCACATCGGCTCCGAGGGCGAGGTCGGCATCGACATCACCGACCTGCGCCGGTTGACCGGATACGTGACCTACGACCCGGGCTACGCCAACACGGGTTCCTGCAAAAGCGCCATCACCTTCGTGGACGGCGAACGCGGCATCCTGCGCCACCGGGGCTATCCCATTGAGGAACTGGCCGAGCGCAGTTCGTTTATCGAGACGGCCATGCTGCTCATCTTCGGCGAGCTGCCCACGGCCGAGGAGCGCACGGCGTTCCGCTCCCTTTTGTCCGAGCACGAACTCTTGCACGAGGACCTGCTGCACCACTTCGACGGATTCCCGCCCAACGGCGAGCCCATGGCCATCCTCTCGGCGGTCATCAACTCGCTTGGCAGCTATCATCCCGAGCTTCTGGAGATCGTGAACCTGCGCGAATTCCGGCTGGCGGCGGCCAAGCTCATGAGCAAGGTGCGCACCATCGCGGCGTTCAGCTACCGCAAGTCCCGGGGCCTGCCGTTCATGTATCCGGACCCGGATTTAAGCTACTGCCGCAACTTCCTGCACATGATGTTCTCCGTGCCCAACCGGCCCTTCGAGCCACTGCCCCAGGCCGTGAGCGCCCTGTCGCTGTTTCTGATCGTGCATGCCGACCACGAGCAGAACTGCTCCTGCTCCACGGTGCGCATGGTCGGTTCCACCCAGGCCAATCTGTTCGCCTCGGTCTCGTCCGGGATCTGCGCCCTGTGGGGCAGGCTGCACGGCGGGGCCAACGCGGCGGTCATCGAGATGCTCGAAAACATCCGCCAGGGCCAGTACCAGGTCAAAGACTTCCTGGAGAAGGTGAAGAAAAAGGAGTTCCGGCTGATGGGCTTTGGGCACCGGGTCTACCGCAACTTCGACCCCCGGGCCCGGGTACTCAAGAAAGCGGCCCACAATCTGCTTTTAAGCACCGGCACGGCCGACCCCCTGCTGGAGATCGCCCAGGAGTTGGAGGACACGGCCCTGGCCGACGACTACTTCCAGGAGCGGCGGCTGTATCCCAACGTGGATTTCTATTCGGGCATCATCCTGCGCACCCTGGGGATACCGGTGAACATGTTTCCGGTGATGTTCGCCATCGGCCGCATGCCCGGCTGGATCGCCCACTGGTTCGAGGAATACCGCGATCCGGCCATCCGGCTGCATCGTCCCCGGCAGATCTACACCGGCCCGGCCCGGCGGGATTTCATCCCCGTGGAGCACCGCCAGTCCACCCGGGGCGCCGGCGGCTGA
- the tatC gene encoding twin-arginine translocase subunit TatC produces MDDTKDQNASPTGGKEVRQVTLLEHLTELRNRLLRCFVGIGVGFLISYAFAERLLGVLLEPLARVLPEGTGLIALTLPEKFFTVMKLAFVAGIFVASPYIFYELWRFVGPGLYREERRMVIPAALASAIFFVCGALFGYYVVFPFGFKFFVDYASDLVTIMPTVGDYFSLAVTLLIAFGLIFNLPVVIFFLARMGVVTNKSLRKFRRWAVLLAFVAAAILTPTPDAINQLLMAGPIIILYEVGIWVAYFVGKKRDKAAGKTPPVPEETPPAPEKTPGREDATPGEPR; encoded by the coding sequence ATGGACGACACGAAAGACCAGAACGCCTCCCCCACCGGGGGAAAAGAGGTCCGGCAGGTCACCCTGCTCGAGCACCTGACGGAGTTGCGCAACAGGCTCTTGCGCTGTTTCGTGGGCATCGGCGTGGGATTCCTCATAAGTTACGCCTTTGCCGAGCGGCTTTTGGGCGTGCTCTTGGAGCCCCTGGCCAGGGTTTTGCCCGAGGGAACGGGGCTTATCGCCCTGACCCTGCCGGAGAAGTTCTTCACGGTGATGAAACTGGCCTTCGTGGCCGGCATCTTCGTGGCCAGCCCGTACATCTTTTACGAGCTGTGGCGGTTCGTGGGACCGGGGCTGTACCGCGAGGAGCGGCGCATGGTGATCCCGGCGGCCCTGGCCTCGGCGATCTTTTTCGTGTGCGGGGCGCTTTTCGGCTACTATGTGGTCTTTCCCTTCGGGTTCAAGTTCTTCGTGGACTACGCCTCGGATCTGGTGACCATCATGCCCACGGTGGGGGACTATTTCTCCCTGGCCGTGACCCTTCTGATCGCCTTCGGACTGATCTTCAACCTGCCGGTGGTCATCTTTTTCCTGGCCCGGATGGGGGTGGTGACCAACAAATCCCTGCGCAAGTTCCGACGCTGGGCCGTGCTTCTGGCCTTCGTGGCCGCGGCCATCCTGACCCCCACCCCCGACGCCATAAACCAGTTGCTCATGGCCGGCCCCATCATCATCCTGTACGAGGTGGGCATCTGGGTGGCCTATTTCGTGGGCAAAAAGCGCGACAAGGCGGCCGGGAAGACCCCGCCGGTCCCGGAGGAGACCCCGCCGGCTCCGGAAAAAACCCCGGGCAGGGAGGACGCCACGCCGGGGGAGCCGCGGTGA
- a CDS encoding prepilin peptidase, with protein MTPFFTDPFLVRLFPWLTGLLGLVLGSFYSVCAHRYVTGQSIVLPPSHCPACGHRLSWWELLPLAGYLLARGRCAACGVRIPLGYPLLEIVSAAWAALLALRFGPTPVFAVLLAVGGLFIVASAIDLRTFLLPNRLTYPAAVLGIAAGWLSPGVGLTAAAWGAAGGFVMFWLLARGYRALRGIDGLGGGDVKLMLSIGGMCGVAGLPMAILMGSVAALACSPFFLIGGRGKATAIPIPFGPFLCFGAMAQVLLGQDALARLLS; from the coding sequence ATGACACCCTTTTTCACCGACCCGTTTCTCGTGCGTCTTTTTCCCTGGCTGACCGGCCTTCTGGGCCTGGTTCTGGGCAGTTTCTACAGCGTGTGCGCCCACCGCTACGTGACCGGCCAGTCCATCGTGCTGCCGCCATCCCATTGCCCGGCCTGCGGCCACCGCCTGTCCTGGTGGGAGCTTTTGCCCCTTGCCGGCTACCTTTTGGCCCGGGGCAGATGCGCGGCCTGCGGGGTGCGCATCCCCCTTGGCTATCCGCTTCTGGAGATCGTCTCGGCGGCCTGGGCCGCGCTTTTGGCCCTGCGTTTCGGGCCAACACCCGTATTTGCGGTCCTTCTGGCCGTGGGCGGGCTTTTCATCGTGGCCTCGGCCATTGATCTGCGCACCTTCCTTCTGCCCAACCGGCTGACCTATCCGGCGGCGGTGTTGGGGATCGCGGCCGGCTGGCTGTCGCCGGGGGTGGGATTGACGGCGGCCGCGTGGGGCGCGGCGGGCGGATTCGTGATGTTCTGGCTTCTGGCCCGGGGCTACCGGGCGCTTCGGGGCATTGATGGCCTGGGCGGCGGGGACGTGAAGCTGATGCTGTCCATCGGCGGGATGTGCGGGGTGGCCGGACTGCCCATGGCGATCTTGATGGGCAGCGTGGCGGCGCTTGCGTGCAGTCCATTTTTTTTGATCGGCGGCAGGGGGAAGGCCACCGCCATCCCCATCCCCTTTGGTCCGTTTCTGTGTTTCGGGGCCATGGCCCAGGTGCTCTTAGGGCAGGACGCGCTGGCCCGTCTTCTTTCTTAA
- a CDS encoding HyaD/HybD family hydrogenase maturation endopeptidase translates to MTENVPKILVLGVGNILFTDEGVGVRAVEALLRDYSFSDNVTLMDGGTLGTRLMDPIMQCQRLIVIDAVLGGDEPGSVYLLTGEDLRKSLAFKNSMHQSDLVDTLIHCGLVGNRPDAVVVGVEPFDYTTMAVDISPQMAEKMPVVLDVALAEIKKAGGDYAPAPDQNDEA, encoded by the coding sequence ATGACGGAAAACGTTCCCAAGATATTGGTCCTTGGTGTGGGCAACATCCTTTTCACCGACGAGGGCGTTGGGGTGCGGGCTGTGGAGGCGCTTTTGCGCGACTACAGCTTTTCGGACAACGTGACGCTTATGGACGGCGGCACTCTGGGCACCCGGCTCATGGACCCGATCATGCAATGCCAGCGCCTGATCGTCATCGACGCGGTCCTTGGCGGCGACGAACCGGGCAGCGTGTATCTTTTGACCGGCGAGGACCTGCGCAAATCCCTGGCCTTCAAAAATTCCATGCACCAGTCGGATCTGGTGGACACGCTCATCCATTGCGGCCTGGTCGGGAACCGTCCGGACGCCGTGGTCGTCGGGGTGGAGCCCTTCGACTATACGACCATGGCCGTGGACATTTCCCCGCAAATGGCCGAAAAGATGCCGGTCGTGCTCGACGTGGCGCTTGCCGAAATCAAGAAGGCCGGCGGGGACTATGCGCCCGCTCCGGATCAAAACGACGAGGCCTGA
- a CDS encoding 3D domain-containing protein, with protein MPMPVFPDSTPRGGARPPGSSRLLARAAFPCLLALVAFVCGCAQKGEEMPSSLTAHVTARPAGTPPAGQADCFDLGRTDDPDRLFGTVCPPRKALSVKAKAYVSHGRAKKKSGYPRGAWGDTLTPDIKAIAVSPDLVDAGLGYKTRLTIEGLPGEYQVLDLMHGRWRKTIDIYFGDDRKAARLWGNRTITVSWD; from the coding sequence ATGCCTATGCCGGTATTCCCCGACAGCACCCCACGCGGCGGCGCGAGGCCGCCAGGATCGTCCAGGCTTCTGGCCCGGGCGGCGTTTCCGTGCCTTCTGGCCCTTGTGGCCTTTGTGTGCGGGTGTGCGCAAAAAGGGGAAGAGATGCCGTCAAGCCTGACGGCCCACGTCACGGCCCGGCCGGCCGGAACCCCGCCAGCCGGCCAGGCGGACTGTTTCGACCTGGGCCGCACCGACGATCCGGACCGGCTCTTCGGCACGGTCTGCCCGCCGCGAAAGGCGCTTTCGGTCAAGGCCAAGGCCTACGTGTCCCATGGCCGCGCGAAAAAGAAATCCGGCTATCCGCGCGGGGCCTGGGGCGACACCCTGACCCCGGACATCAAGGCCATCGCGGTCTCGCCCGATCTGGTGGACGCGGGCCTGGGCTACAAGACCAGACTCACCATCGAGGGGCTGCCCGGCGAATACCAGGTCCTGGACCTGATGCACGGCCGGTGGCGCAAGACCATCGACATCTATTTCGGGGATGACCGCAAGGCCGCCCGGCTGTGGGGCAACCGGACCATCACCGTCTCCTGGGACTGA
- a CDS encoding ISL3 family transposase: MSGSEITRLLGGWEGYRIGTVQRFEAGEKGLQAEVWIELLPLKRRRMRCSGCGRLVSKVHDIEERWIRDLPLLDTATWLLVWRRRVRCPDCGAKLEELPWVGRYSRVTKRLAESIGRLCEVASIKHVASFFGMSWWAVKAVDKQYLAEKLGPADVSNVSAIAMDEFAIQKGHRYATVIVEPYIKRVLWVGRGRSRESIRPFFELLGPEGCQAIKAVAMDMNGAYEAEVRAWCPDAAIVYDLFHVVMKYGREVIDPVRRAEAKRAEGDRQACKVIKGSRWLLLRNKRNIESQDDRIRLYDLLEANRNLMKVYVLKEDMKQLWDFRYPKAAKRFWKDWYRRAMQSGIEPLRRFAKRLKPYVPGIVAHCRHRLHTSLLEGINNKIKVIKRMAYGFRDDAYFFLKIRAAFPGIPR, translated from the coding sequence TTGTCCGGATCAGAGATTACCCGGCTTCTGGGCGGCTGGGAAGGATATCGTATCGGGACGGTCCAGCGTTTCGAGGCTGGCGAGAAAGGGCTGCAAGCCGAAGTCTGGATCGAGCTTTTGCCGCTCAAGCGAAGACGGATGCGTTGCAGCGGGTGCGGAAGACTCGTGAGCAAGGTCCACGATATCGAGGAGCGGTGGATTCGCGACCTGCCACTTCTGGACACGGCAACGTGGCTTCTGGTCTGGCGACGCAGGGTTCGTTGCCCGGATTGCGGGGCAAAGCTTGAGGAGTTGCCTTGGGTTGGGCGCTACTCGCGAGTGACCAAGCGCTTGGCCGAAAGCATCGGCAGGTTGTGCGAGGTGGCTTCCATCAAGCATGTGGCCTCGTTCTTCGGCATGAGTTGGTGGGCGGTCAAGGCCGTGGACAAGCAATACCTTGCTGAAAAGCTCGGACCTGCGGACGTGAGCAACGTGAGTGCCATCGCCATGGACGAGTTCGCCATCCAGAAGGGGCATCGCTACGCCACGGTGATCGTGGAGCCGTACATCAAACGCGTGCTCTGGGTCGGCCGGGGCCGAAGCCGCGAAAGCATCCGGCCGTTCTTTGAACTGCTTGGCCCGGAAGGTTGTCAAGCCATCAAAGCCGTGGCCATGGACATGAACGGCGCTTACGAGGCGGAGGTCCGGGCTTGGTGCCCCGATGCTGCAATCGTCTACGACCTGTTCCATGTGGTCATGAAGTACGGCCGCGAAGTCATCGATCCGGTCCGCCGCGCCGAAGCCAAACGTGCCGAGGGTGACAGGCAGGCATGCAAGGTGATCAAGGGCTCGCGCTGGCTACTGCTGCGAAACAAGCGAAACATCGAGAGCCAGGACGACAGGATCAGGCTCTATGATCTGCTCGAAGCCAACCGGAACTTGATGAAAGTCTATGTGCTCAAGGAGGATATGAAGCAGCTCTGGGACTTTCGCTACCCGAAAGCGGCTAAACGCTTCTGGAAGGACTGGTACCGACGGGCTATGCAAAGCGGGATCGAGCCGCTACGCCGCTTCGCCAAAAGACTCAAGCCCTACGTACCAGGCATCGTGGCCCACTGCCGCCATCGGCTGCACACCAGTCTCCTGGAAGGGATCAACAACAAGATCAAGGTGATCAAACGGATGGCTTACGGCTTCAGGGACGACGCCTACTTCTTCCTCAAAATCAGGGCTGCTTTTCCCGGAATTCCGCGATGA
- the metW gene encoding methionine biosynthesis protein MetW, whose product MRYDLRIIASWITPGSRVLDLGCGAGDLLSHLIREKGITGTGIEIDESRVAEAITKGLSVVHGDINVEVADYPDAAFDYVILSQTLQQVYDPGRLIREMLRVGGRGIVSFPNFAHFGVRAQLFFKGRAPVSRELPYQWHDTPNIRVIAIKDFRRFCKTGGFSILRETAIHTPHHQETGRVTTFFPNLLATYGIFLLGRTPPRP is encoded by the coding sequence GTGCGCTACGACCTGCGGATCATCGCCTCGTGGATCACGCCCGGCTCGCGCGTCCTGGACCTGGGCTGCGGCGCGGGGGATCTCCTGTCCCACCTCATCCGGGAAAAGGGCATCACCGGCACGGGCATCGAGATCGACGAGTCCAGGGTGGCCGAGGCCATCACCAAGGGCCTGTCCGTGGTGCACGGGGACATAAACGTCGAGGTCGCCGACTACCCGGACGCGGCCTTCGACTATGTGATCCTGAGCCAGACCCTGCAACAGGTCTACGACCCGGGCCGGCTCATCCGGGAGATGCTGCGGGTGGGCGGGCGCGGCATCGTCAGCTTCCCCAATTTCGCCCACTTTGGCGTGCGCGCCCAGCTCTTCTTCAAGGGCCGGGCCCCGGTCTCGCGGGAATTGCCCTACCAGTGGCACGACACCCCGAACATCCGGGTCATCGCCATCAAGGACTTCCGGCGCTTCTGCAAGACCGGCGGGTTCTCGATCCTGCGCGAGACGGCGATCCACACCCCGCACCACCAGGAGACCGGCCGGGTCACGACCTTTTTCCCCAATCTCCTGGCCACCTACGGCATTTTTCTGCTGGGCCGGACGCCCCCGCGTCCCTGA
- a CDS encoding nickel-dependent hydrogenase large subunit: MAESKPTPQSTFTGPVIVDPITRIEGHLRIMVEVENGKIKDAWSSSQLFRGLEIILKGRDPRDAQHFTQRACGVCTYVHALASTRCVDNAVKVNIPANARMMRNLVMGAQYLHDHIVHFYHLHALDWVDVTNALKADPQKAAKLAANIAPARPGNSAESLKAVQDRLKAFVETGQLGIFTNAYFLGGHPAYYLPPEVDLIATAHYLEALHLQVKAARCMAVFGGKNPHTQFTVVGGCTNYNAMTPDRIAEFTSLWKETKQFVDDVYIPDLLAVAGFYKDWGGIGGCTNFMTFGEFPTDVSSTEKYMDSCYFPAGVMMNRDLKKVDKVDLKEITEHVKYSWYKGDQPHHPYEGVTDPQYTKLDDKQRYSWMKAPRYKGKAMEVGPLARVLIAYAKGHKETKSLVDTVLKKLSIPATALFSTLGRTAARGIETAIVAEKMDAWIKEYAANIKKGDSNLAAKWEMPAVGEGVGLVDAPRGALSHWIKIKDKKIDNFQLVVPSTWNLGPRCAAGAVSPVEEALIGSPIADPKRPVEILRTVHAFDPCIACGVHVIEPNSNEVLKFRIR; this comes from the coding sequence ATGGCTGAAAGCAAACCCACTCCGCAGAGCACCTTCACCGGGCCGGTCATCGTCGATCCCATCACCAGGATCGAGGGCCACCTGCGGATCATGGTTGAAGTGGAAAATGGCAAGATCAAGGACGCCTGGAGCTCCTCGCAGCTTTTCCGGGGCCTGGAAATCATCTTAAAGGGCCGCGACCCCCGCGACGCCCAGCACTTCACCCAGCGCGCCTGCGGCGTGTGCACCTACGTGCACGCCCTGGCCTCCACCCGTTGCGTGGACAACGCCGTCAAGGTGAACATCCCGGCCAACGCCCGGATGATGCGCAACCTGGTCATGGGCGCCCAGTACCTGCATGACCACATTGTGCATTTCTATCACCTGCACGCCCTTGACTGGGTGGACGTGACCAACGCGCTCAAGGCCGACCCGCAGAAGGCCGCCAAGCTGGCGGCCAACATCGCCCCGGCCCGTCCCGGCAACTCCGCCGAATCCTTGAAGGCCGTTCAGGACCGCCTGAAAGCCTTCGTGGAGACCGGCCAGCTCGGCATCTTCACCAACGCCTACTTCCTGGGCGGGCATCCGGCCTACTACCTGCCGCCCGAAGTGGATCTGATCGCCACGGCCCACTACCTGGAGGCCCTGCACCTGCAGGTCAAGGCCGCCCGGTGCATGGCCGTGTTCGGCGGCAAGAACCCGCATACCCAGTTCACGGTCGTTGGCGGCTGCACCAACTACAACGCCATGACCCCGGACCGCATCGCGGAGTTCACGTCCCTGTGGAAGGAAACCAAACAGTTCGTGGACGATGTGTACATCCCGGACCTTCTGGCCGTGGCCGGCTTCTACAAGGACTGGGGCGGCATCGGCGGCTGCACCAACTTCATGACCTTCGGCGAGTTCCCCACCGACGTCTCCAGCACCGAGAAGTACATGGATTCCTGTTACTTCCCGGCCGGCGTGATGATGAACCGGGACCTCAAGAAGGTGGACAAGGTCGATCTCAAGGAGATCACCGAGCACGTCAAGTACTCCTGGTACAAGGGCGACCAGCCGCATCATCCGTACGAGGGCGTCACCGATCCCCAGTACACCAAGCTTGACGACAAGCAGCGCTATTCCTGGATGAAGGCCCCCCGGTACAAGGGCAAGGCCATGGAGGTCGGTCCCCTGGCCCGCGTGCTCATCGCCTACGCCAAGGGCCACAAGGAGACCAAGTCGCTGGTGGACACGGTGCTCAAAAAGCTGTCCATCCCGGCCACGGCCCTGTTCTCCACCCTGGGCCGCACGGCGGCCCGCGGCATCGAGACGGCCATCGTGGCCGAGAAGATGGACGCCTGGATCAAGGAATACGCCGCCAACATCAAAAAGGGCGACTCCAACCTGGCCGCCAAGTGGGAAATGCCGGCCGTGGGCGAGGGCGTGGGCCTGGTCGACGCCCCGCGCGGCGCCCTGTCGCACTGGATCAAGATCAAGGACAAGAAGATCGACAACTTCCAGCTCGTGGTGCCCTCCACCTGGAACCTGGGACCGCGTTGCGCCGCCGGGGCCGTAAGCCCCGTGGAAGAGGCGCTCATCGGCAGCCCCATCGCCGATCCCAAGCGTCCGGTCGAGATTCTGCGCACCGTGCATGCCTTCGATCCCTGCATCGCCTGCGGCGTGCACGTGATCGAGCCCAATTCCAACGAGGTCTTGAAGTTCCGTATCAGATAG
- a CDS encoding LysM peptidoglycan-binding domain-containing protein has translation MPSAMRRFCIAISVAACCVALAGFALAADPEKKPDGFRGIAWGTEVSGLKDMVLVEKDGDFADYDRKGDKLDLGGMPVAVVTYGFYKGQFYHAAIGYEGATGFDAVQEHLVAKYGRPDALTERTDGDGRAYVLSAWNWPGYAYIGHRRYKDGTAGRLFYFYSPLVEASKAAAASAVATAAMAPKSPGAAGPSESAARPGKTSDREKSAPPAQMPAQKTEPKVQAEAPTPREEAARAVPEPETPKARVAPDVSEKTAAVPGNEAGATHVIVKGDMLSALAKRYGVPRDAILAANPGITPTNLKLGQTLRIPGGKGVQAPEAAEAKTAVEAKPATKGKSEATSASEVGTAPVEKAASAATPTPEVAPADVAETRPGPKEASGPVAATKPAGQETLSATEAALAHAEHAAPRTPEPRVDPAVKKAAPGTHVIAQGDMISALANRYGVTEKAILKANPGLKPGNLQLGKVIRLPAGAKAGATPDVAPAAQAATPEPKPEPAAEVPASPAREAKASEPAPEVPAISPEAKTAPKAEAAPAQAGKPREHVLEFEDTLSGLAKRYGVTTAAIMKANPGLDPKKLKPGKKIKIP, from the coding sequence ATGCCAAGCGCCATGCGCCGCTTTTGTATCGCCATATCCGTTGCCGCCTGTTGCGTGGCCCTGGCCGGATTCGCCCTGGCCGCCGATCCCGAGAAAAAGCCCGACGGGTTTCGGGGCATCGCCTGGGGAACCGAGGTCTCGGGCCTCAAAGACATGGTCCTGGTGGAAAAGGACGGGGATTTCGCGGACTACGACCGCAAGGGCGACAAGCTGGACCTGGGGGGGATGCCGGTTGCCGTGGTCACCTACGGGTTTTACAAGGGACAATTCTACCACGCGGCCATCGGCTACGAGGGGGCCACGGGCTTCGACGCCGTGCAGGAGCACCTTGTGGCCAAGTACGGCCGGCCCGACGCCCTGACGGAACGCACGGACGGCGATGGCCGGGCCTATGTGCTCTCGGCCTGGAACTGGCCGGGGTACGCCTACATCGGGCATCGTCGGTACAAGGACGGCACGGCCGGCCGGCTTTTCTATTTCTACAGCCCGCTGGTCGAGGCCTCCAAGGCCGCGGCGGCCTCGGCCGTGGCCACGGCGGCCATGGCCCCCAAGTCCCCCGGCGCGGCAGGCCCCTCCGAATCGGCGGCCAGGCCGGGCAAGACCTCGGACAGGGAAAAAAGCGCCCCCCCGGCCCAGATGCCGGCCCAAAAGACCGAGCCGAAGGTCCAGGCCGAGGCCCCGACGCCCCGCGAGGAGGCCGCCCGGGCCGTTCCGGAGCCGGAGACGCCAAAGGCGCGCGTTGCCCCGGACGTGTCGGAAAAGACCGCCGCTGTTCCGGGGAACGAGGCGGGCGCGACCCACGTGATCGTCAAGGGCGACATGCTCTCGGCCCTGGCCAAGCGCTACGGGGTGCCCCGCGACGCCATCCTGGCCGCCAACCCGGGCATCACCCCGACCAATCTGAAGCTCGGGCAGACCCTGCGCATCCCGGGCGGAAAGGGCGTCCAGGCCCCGGAGGCTGCCGAGGCCAAGACCGCCGTCGAGGCCAAGCCCGCGACCAAGGGAAAGTCCGAGGCCACGTCTGCTTCCGAGGTCGGGACCGCGCCCGTCGAGAAGGCGGCGTCGGCCGCCACGCCAACCCCCGAGGTCGCGCCGGCTGACGTGGCCGAGACCAGGCCGGGGCCGAAAGAGGCATCCGGCCCGGTCGCGGCGACGAAACCCGCCGGCCAGGAAACCCTGTCCGCCACCGAGGCCGCCCTGGCGCATGCGGAGCACGCCGCGCCGCGGACCCCTGAGCCCAGGGTCGACCCGGCCGTGAAAAAGGCCGCGCCCGGAACCCACGTCATTGCCCAGGGGGACATGATCTCGGCCCTGGCCAATCGGTACGGGGTCACGGAAAAGGCCATCCTCAAGGCCAACCCGGGACTCAAACCCGGCAATCTGCAACTGGGCAAGGTCATCCGGCTGCCGGCCGGGGCCAAGGCCGGCGCAACCCCGGACGTCGCCCCGGCGGCGCAAGCCGCCACCCCCGAACCCAAGCCTGAACCAGCGGCCGAGGTCCCGGCTTCCCCGGCACGGGAGGCCAAGGCGTCCGAACCCGCCCCCGAGGTTCCGGCGATTTCGCCCGAAGCGAAGACCGCCCCGAAAGCCGAGGCCGCGCCCGCTCAAGCCGGAAAGCCCCGGGAACACGTGCTGGAATTCGAGGACACCCTGTCCGGACTGGCCAAGCGCTACGGCGTGACCACGGCGGCCATCATGAAGGCCAATCCCGGACTCGACCCCAAAAAGCTCAAGCCGGGAAAAAAGATCAAAATTCCCTGA